The Ruminococcaceae bacterium R-25 genomic interval TCTAAAACATCAATGGATCTGTCCGGGTCGGTTACCGGGTCGATCTTCAATACTCTGCTGTCAAACCAGGGCGTATCAGCTTCAATCTTTTTGCCGCTGCTGCTCTCGCCGGTTCCGCCCTTGGATTCATTCTTTTTGCACGATGCCAAAGGCAGTGCCATGGACGCAACCAGGATACAGGCTGCGATCTTAGTAAAGCAATTTTTCATAACGGTTCTCCTTTTTATCCCTTGAACCATTATAGGCGTGATTTAACAATATAAAAGGCGGCTTGCCTCATTGCCACAGAATTATTACTTATCAGTCATCTGCTCGTAAGTTATGCCGTACTTGAGAGCAATATCTCTCGCATAAGAGCAGCAGTCGGGTTCGGCGCGCTTTAGCATGAACGTATTCTTATCGTCTTTGCGTTCCATTATGATGCTGATGATGTCTCCCTGACCGTTCCAGTTGTTCATCTCGGGAATCTCCTTTGCGAGATCGTGAAGATGTGTATTGAAGATGACGTATGAGCCCTTTTCTTTAAGGACTCTTATGAGGTCTCTGGCAAGGTAAACACCATCTGAGGATGATGTAGTTGAATAAGTCTCATTAAAGAGAATGAGAGTGTTGTCATCTGACTGACTTACGATATCCTTGACTCTTACTGCTTCTTCACCCAGACGGCCGTAATTGATCGTGAGGTTCTCATCAATAGGGAAGTGCGTAAGGATATTCGTAAAAGGCATTCCGGTAAAGGAGTCCGCAGCAACGAACAGTCCGTGTGAAGCCATAACGGAAGCGATTCCTATAGCCTGTTCGATTATCGTCTTACCGCCTCTGTTAGGACCTGTGAGGATAAATATGCGCTCATCTTCTTTGAAGGCAAAATCATTCTTTACGATGTCCTGCACACCTTCGACCGCAAGCCTTAAATTGTATAATCCCTTGATGTCGAACCTTACATTCTCATCGATAACAGGGAAGCAGATGTCATAACCCTTGTCTTTAAGACTTCTGCCGAATCTTGCCATTGCAAGATAGAACGTCAGACCCTCGTACATACCGGTGAGCTCTTTGGTATCGCAATCGGCATATTTGGTAAATGTTTTCTGTATATCGCTGAAGTGCTTCTTTAAGTGCTTCTGGAGCTTTGGAGCTATAGCCTGGAGAAGCGGATCGGGAACTCTTCCGAGCTTGGTTCCGGTTTCAAAAGGTGCGATCAGATTCATCGCAGTGAGCCTTTCGACAACACCGTATTTAGAGACAAGTTTATGAGGAACGAATTCTATTGCTGCAACGTTTTCAATATTGAAATCAGTCGTGAAGTTAACAGCAACATAAGCTGCCTGTACGCCGCCCAGATCGTTCTTCATGTCTTCAAGATCCTTCTTCAATGCGGAGAAGTCTTCAGAGTTTACGGTCTTATCGAGTTCTTCGCGAAGTCTTATTAGTCCTTCGGATTTGATCTCATGTTCATGGAGGCAGGCTGCGAGCTTTTCGGTTACGTTAGTAAAGACCATCAGTTCTCTGATGTCTTCCAAAAGATTATAGAGATTGGTCTCATTTCTCCTCATCTGCTTATAGCTTCCGCCATAGTATTTGAGTGCCATGATGTCGTGGGAGCAATTGCTTATCTTATCGCACAGTTCTTTGTTACCGATCAGGTCCTGAACGATGCTGCTCCTGAATCTTATGTCATCAGGTTCGGAAGGTATCTGTGAGAATATCTTCATTACGATCTCACGGTCTTCCTTCATGGAACACGCGTATGCTGCAATATCTTCCAATGCCAGATCTTTAATTGTTTCCTTCGGTAATGCTATTGTCTTCTTTGAAGAACCCTGCGAAAAGAGTATGTCCATGATTCTGTTTTCCCCGTAAGTGCCGACGTGCCTTAAAACAACTTTTATATTCTATCATTTTCACCTGATGATTTGTGAAAGTGATAACGGTTTAAATGTTATAATCGTATCGGTGAATTGGCTTAGCTTACGCATTTAGTATGGGGAGGAATTATGGATACTTATACTTTGCTTAAATACGCATTTGCAGGTGCGGCGGTTGTCATGATAATCATTGGTATTGCCTGCAGTGGCGGAAGAAAGAGAAGCGCCGAAAAGTTCGTAGAGCAGTTCAAAAGAGAGCACAAGTATGTTGACGGTGCAGCCGGAGTAATGGTTACGGAAGCCGGGGAAGTTATCGTTAACAGAGACACCACTTTCAAGATGTGGAATGTAAAAGATATTGCTTACGTGAATTACGATACTACCAAAAACAGTTTTAATAATCCGAGAAGATATGTTGTTTTCCTTGATGCTGACAAAAACATCTTAGCCGGACAGTTATTCGCACCCAAAGGCAAAGTAGAGGCATACCAGAGCAGTGATTACATCTGCGTTGTAGGCGATAACCAGATCCGTGATATCCACGGATTATTATCCAGACACAATACTTATATCAAGCTCTTAAAGGACGGCGCAGAACAGTTTTGATCATTGCAGTTATACAGGCCGGTTCACAGTCCGGAAAGAATGAACTGATCTACAGCACAGTTAAGAAGTATGCTCCTGACGCTGAAGTAATTAACTTCGGCTGTACTGAGGATGAAAAAAACAAATTCAGCTATATAGAGATATCCATTCTGGTCGGACTTTTGTTATCAAGCAAAGCGGTTGATTTTGTCGTTACAGGCTGTTCTTCAGGTCAGGGCATGATGCTTGCGTGCAATAGCATGCCGGGTGTCTTATGCGGATATATTCCGACACCACAGGATGCCTATCTTTTCGCGCAGATAAATGATGGTAATGCAGTGTCGCTCCCGTTGGGTGAAGAGTACACCTGGGCAGGTGAGGAGAATCTCGATAAGACTATTGCGAAGCTCTTCTCAGAGCCATTCGGACAGGGTTATCCGAAGAGTGAAGCAAAGCGGAAACTGGAAGATACAAAGCTCTTAAAGAGGATCAGATATAATTCTCAGGTAAGCATGATCAAGCTGCTAAATACCTTAGAAAAACCGCTTTTAGATAAAGTTTTAAGGAAAAAAGAAGTAGTAGAATACATAATCGAAAATGGAAAAGACGGAGAAATAAAGTCTTTTCTAAAAGGAATAAGGTGACAGGAATGGAAGTTCATACAGGAAAGATAATCAGTGCGCAGAAGAAACCTACGCACTTTATGTTGGCGGCAAAGATCGTGATCTTAGTTGCAACAGTTGTTCTCTATGTTATGCAGATGCTGATAGCAGTACCGCTCTTCGGAGCATTCGTCCTGGAAGAGAACTGGGGTGAACTCGACAATACACGCCTCTCGGCTGTAGGCATCCTGCTGGTTGTGGCGTTAGTATTGGATCTCGTTTCATTCATACTCGCGATCATCGGATCAGCGAAGCAGGAAGACCCTAAGACTAAGATGACGATAATAATCAAGGCACTCTTTATTCCGTTCTTCCTGATCAACATTACACTTTATATTTTGGCTTTCATGGGAATGTTTAACCCGTTCCTTATGTGGGCGATCCCGCTCGTTATGGTTATCGGTGTCTGCCTGACATATGCTTATATGTTCATGTCGAGCTGGCCTGACATAATCTACATGCTCATCTACACGATCAAAAGTAAAAGACGCCCAAAACTCGGAATGGTCTTGGGGCTAGTCTTTGAATTTTTCTTTGTAATCGATATCGTAGGCGCTATCCTTATAAACAAGGCATATAAGGAGAGCCTCGCCGTCCTTATCAACAAGGCATATAAAGAGAGCCTCGAAGAGACAGTCTGATCAGAGAAGATCGCTTAGTTTCTTACCATACAGATAATCGTGAACGATTCCGTCGAACTCTTTCCACATGGGAAGAGTTTCGCATTTTTTGCGCCTTGTACAGTCGTAATTCTTGTCTGCAAGGCAAGCGACGGAACAGATAGTTCCTTCCATAAGAGTCAGTATTTCACCGACAGTATACTTCTCCGGCTTCTTAACGAGCTTATAGCCGCCGCCTTTGCCGCTTAAGCCCTTGATGAGTCCGCCTTCGACCATCTGCTTTACGATTATCTCCAGATATTTCTTGGAAATCTCCTGTCTCTCAGCTATATCCTTGAGCGGAATATAGTTGCCGTCATTGTGCTGTGCCAGGTCGATCATTACGCGCAGGCCGTATCTTCCTCTAGTCGAGATCATATCTATATCCCCCATAAGTTTTCATTTCACCCATTATAACAGTAGGTAAAAGGGTAAATCAATACCATAAACCTATTGACATAGTAGGAAATAGGTATTACCATATCGCCAGACATGTACAAGAGAGGAGAATTACCTTGATATACGCAGATAATGCTGCCACCACGAAAATGAGTGACGCAGCCATTGAAACACTTACAACTCTTTTAAAAGACACTTACGGAAACCCTTCTAGCCTTTATGAATTCGGCCAGAAGGCCAAGGAAGTCTTAGAGCAGGCGAGAAGAGATGTTGCTGAAGCAATCGGCGCCCAGCCCAATGAGATCATATTCACATCCGGCGGAAGCGAAGCTGACAACCAGGCTATTCTTTCAGCCGCTAAGATGGGAGCTCTTAAGGGCAAGAAGCATATCATCTCGACAGCTTTCGAGCACCATGCTGTTCTTCACACATTAAGAAAGCTCGAAAAGGAAGGCTTCGAAGTAACCCTTCTCGATGTTCATGAGAACGGACTTGTAACTGCCGAGCAGGTTGCAGACGCTATCCGTGAGGATACATGCCTTGTAACCATCATGTATGCAAATAATGAGATCGGAACCATCCAGCCGATCAGAGAGATCGGTGAAGTCTGCAGAAGCAAGAATGTTACATTCCATACTGATGCAGTTCAGGCAGTAGGCCACATCAAGGTAAATGTAGTTGACGATAATATCGATATGCTCTCAGCTTCAGGCCACAAGTTCCACGGACCTAAGGGTGTAGGTTTCCTTTATGTAAAGAAAGGAATTAAAGTATTTAACCTTATAGAGGGCGGTGCCCAGGAGAGAAACAGAAGAGCAGGTACCGAGAATGTACCTGGTATCGCTGCAATGGCTACGGCGCTTAAGGAGTCTGTCGCAAATCTTGATTCATACAAGGCAAAGCTTACTCCCATTAGAGATAAGATTATCAAGGGAATAGGTGAGATCCCTCACTCTGCACTTAACGGTGATGCAGCAAGCAGAGTTCCTTCCAATATCAACTATTGTTTTGAAGGTATCGAAGGCGAATCATTATTGCTTCTCCTTGACGATAAGGGTATCGCAGCATCTTCAGGCAGCGCATGCACATCCGGTTCATTGGATCCGAGCCATGTGCTCCTTGCTATCGGAAGGATCCACGATGTTGCACACGGCTCGCTCCGTTTGAGCCTTGGTGAGGACATTACAGAAGAAGACGCTGATTACATCATCAAGTCAGTCAAGGAAGTTGTTGAGTACTTAAGAGGCTTCTCGCCCGTATGGCGTGACCTTGTCGCAGGCAAAAAAGAATTCATTCTTTAAGGGAGGTTTTAATATGGCTTTATATAGTGAGAAAGTAATGGATCATTTCAGGAATCCGAGAAATGTTGGCGTACTTGAGGACGCTAACGGAATAGGTGAAGTAGGCAACGCAAAGTGCGGCGATATCATGAAGATGTACTTGAAGATCGAAGACGATATCGTAAAAGACGTTAAGTTCGAGACATTCGGTTGCGGCAGTGCTATCGCATCGAGCTCAATGGCGACAGAACTCATCAAGGGAAAGCCTGTATCAGAGGCCAGACAGCTTACAAATAAAGCAGTTGCAGAGGCTTTGGACGGACTTCCGGATTACAAGATGCACTGCTCCGTATTGGCTCAGGAAGCCATTGAATCAGCGCTTAAGGACTACGAGAGCAGACAGGAAAAGAAGTAAATTTATAAACCTATTGACATAATAGGTAAATAGGCGTAAAATCACTGCCATAATCAAAATCTATAACAGAAGGAGACAGTAATGATGAAGTGCATGTGTTGTTGTATGTCATATACCCGGGCAATGAACAGTTGCTGTCTCAATTTGATTCGATGTTGAATGGATCATACTGGCAATCGCGTTCTTAAATGCCCGGAGCTTTATCAATAGCGCCGGGCTTTTTTTATAACAAAATCTACTAATTCGAAAAGAGGAAAAACAAAATGAGCAATATAAATGATCTTAAACTTAATTCAGTTCTTATCCACGGCGGTATCGATGGCGACGAGATAACGGGTGCCGTAAACGTACCGGTCTACCAGACATCCACATATAAGCAGGACGGTCTTGGAAAGAACAGAGGCTGGGAATATTCCAGAACAGGCAATCCTACAAGAGCTGCATTGGAAAAGCTTATCGCAGACTTAGAGCAGGGAAAGCACGGACTTGCATTTGCATCAGGTCTTGCTGCGATCAATACGGTCTTATCACTTTTTAAGAGCGGCGATAAGCTCGTTGTATCAGACAATATCTACGGCGGAACTTTCCGTATACTTGATAACGTTTTCAAGAACTTCAATATTACATACAAGATCGTAAATACCTCTGATCTTGAAGCAGTTGAAAGTGCTATCGACGATGACGTAAAAGCTATTTACATTGAGACTCCCGCAAATCCGCTTCTCACGATCACCGACATCGAAGCAGTATCCAAGATCGCAAAGAAGCACAATAAACTCGTCATCGTCGACAACACTTTCCTTACACCTTATTTGCAGCGTCCTCTTACATTAGGCGCAGATATCGTTATCCACAGCGGTACTAAATATTTAGGCGGCCACTCTGATACGATCTCAGGATTTGTAGTAGTTAATGATGATGCTCTGGCTGACCGTCTCTACTATCTCCAGAATGCGATCGGCGGCGTTCTCGCACCTTGGGACAGCTTCCTTATCATCAGGGGAATCAAGACTCTCGGCGTACGTATGGACAGACATGTTGCGAATGCCGAGAAGATCGCAAGATGGCTTGTCGAAAGCGGCTTTGTAAGCAAGGTTTACTATCCCGGTCTTGAGAGCGATCCGGGCTATGAAGTGCAGAAGAAGCAGGCTGACGGCGCAGGCGCAATGATCTCATTTGTACTTAACGATAAATACGACTATAAGAAATTTTTCGAAAACTTAAACCTCATCACTTTGGCAGAGAGTTTGGGCGGTGTTGAATCGCTCGTATGCCATCCCGCAACAATGACTCACGCTGCGATCCCGGCTGATATCCGTAAGGAAGTAGGCATTGTAGATGAACTCATCAGATTCTCGGTAGGCATTGAAGATGTTGATGATCTTATCGCAGATCTCAAGCAGGCAATCGAAAACTCAGCAAAGTAATAAGAGGTAATTACCATGAATAACATATATGAAGATATCAGAAGCATGATCGGCAACACACCGATCTTAAAGATCAACCATATGGGCGTTAAGCCCGGTGTAAATATCTATGCAAAACTTGAATTGATGAACCCTGCAGGAAGCGTAAAGGACCGTGTAGGCGTCTACATGATCGACGATGCAAAGAAGCGTGGAATCCTCAAAGAAGGCGGCACGATCATTGATGCCACAGCAGGCAACACAGGAATCGGAATTGCAGTTGCAGCGCTTAATCAGGGTATCAGAGTAATCTTTACGGTTCCGGAGAAATTCTCTATCGAGAAGCAGCAGGTTATGCGCGCTCTGGGCGCGGAGATAATTCACACATCAAGAGAAGAAGGAATGCTGGGTGCCGAGAGAAAAGCAGAAGAACTCTTAAAGCAGATCGAAGGCTCAGTTTCCTTAAGGCAGTTCAGAAATCCTGCAAATCCTCTGGCTCACTATGAGACAACAGGTCCTGAGATCTATTCACAGTTAGACGGAAATATCGATTATTTCGTCGCAGGTGCAGGTAGCGGCGGAACATTTTCGGGAGTTGTTAAGTACCTGAAAGAGCAGAACCCCGATATCACGGGAGTTCTCGCAGATCCTTACGGATCAACTATCGGAGGCGGAGAGCACTTCGATTACAACATTGAAGGAATAGGCAATGATTTCATCGCGGACACAATGGATATCACACTGGTGGATAAAGTCATCAAAGTAACTGATGATGAAGCATTCGAGATGAGCAGAC includes:
- a CDS encoding MutS-like protein, which translates into the protein MDILFSQGSSKKTIALPKETIKDLALEDIAAYACSMKEDREIVMKIFSQIPSEPDDIRFRSSIVQDLIGNKELCDKISNCSHDIMALKYYGGSYKQMRRNETNLYNLLEDIRELMVFTNVTEKLAACLHEHEIKSEGLIRLREELDKTVNSEDFSALKKDLEDMKNDLGGVQAAYVAVNFTTDFNIENVAAIEFVPHKLVSKYGVVERLTAMNLIAPFETGTKLGRVPDPLLQAIAPKLQKHLKKHFSDIQKTFTKYADCDTKELTGMYEGLTFYLAMARFGRSLKDKGYDICFPVIDENVRFDIKGLYNLRLAVEGVQDIVKNDFAFKEDERIFILTGPNRGGKTIIEQAIGIASVMASHGLFVAADSFTGMPFTNILTHFPIDENLTINYGRLGEEAVRVKDIVSQSDDNTLILFNETYSTTSSSDGVYLARDLIRVLKEKGSYVIFNTHLHDLAKEIPEMNNWNGQGDIISIIMERKDDKNTFMLKRAEPDCCSYARDIALKYGITYEQMTDK
- a CDS encoding ribose 5-phosphate isomerase RpiB, with the translated sequence MIIAVIQAGSQSGKNELIYSTVKKYAPDAEVINFGCTEDEKNKFSYIEISILVGLLLSSKAVDFVVTGCSSGQGMMLACNSMPGVLCGYIPTPQDAYLFAQINDGNAVSLPLGEEYTWAGEENLDKTIAKLFSEPFGQGYPKSEAKRKLEDTKLLKRIRYNSQVSMIKLLNTLEKPLLDKVLRKKEVVEYIIENGKDGEIKSFLKGIR
- a CDS encoding BadM/Rrf2 family transcriptional regulator, producing MISTRGRYGLRVMIDLAQHNDGNYIPLKDIAERQEISKKYLEIIVKQMVEGGLIKGLSGKGGGYKLVKKPEKYTVGEILTLMEGTICSVACLADKNYDCTRRKKCETLPMWKEFDGIVHDYLYGKKLSDLL
- a CDS encoding cysteine desulfurase; translated protein: MIYADNAATTKMSDAAIETLTTLLKDTYGNPSSLYEFGQKAKEVLEQARRDVAEAIGAQPNEIIFTSGGSEADNQAILSAAKMGALKGKKHIISTAFEHHAVLHTLRKLEKEGFEVTLLDVHENGLVTAEQVADAIREDTCLVTIMYANNEIGTIQPIREIGEVCRSKNVTFHTDAVQAVGHIKVNVVDDNIDMLSASGHKFHGPKGVGFLYVKKGIKVFNLIEGGAQERNRRAGTENVPGIAAMATALKESVANLDSYKAKLTPIRDKIIKGIGEIPHSALNGDAASRVPSNINYCFEGIEGESLLLLLDDKGIAASSGSACTSGSLDPSHVLLAIGRIHDVAHGSLRLSLGEDITEEDADYIIKSVKEVVEYLRGFSPVWRDLVAGKKEFIL
- a CDS encoding modular FeS cluster scaffolding protein NifU, which codes for MALYSEKVMDHFRNPRNVGVLEDANGIGEVGNAKCGDIMKMYLKIEDDIVKDVKFETFGCGSAIASSSMATELIKGKPVSEARQLTNKAVAEALDGLPDYKMHCSVLAQEAIESALKDYESRQEKK
- a CDS encoding cystathionine gamma-lyase, coding for MSNINDLKLNSVLIHGGIDGDEITGAVNVPVYQTSTYKQDGLGKNRGWEYSRTGNPTRAALEKLIADLEQGKHGLAFASGLAAINTVLSLFKSGDKLVVSDNIYGGTFRILDNVFKNFNITYKIVNTSDLEAVESAIDDDVKAIYIETPANPLLTITDIEAVSKIAKKHNKLVIVDNTFLTPYLQRPLTLGADIVIHSGTKYLGGHSDTISGFVVVNDDALADRLYYLQNAIGGVLAPWDSFLIIRGIKTLGVRMDRHVANAEKIARWLVESGFVSKVYYPGLESDPGYEVQKKQADGAGAMISFVLNDKYDYKKFFENLNLITLAESLGGVESLVCHPATMTHAAIPADIRKEVGIVDELIRFSVGIEDVDDLIADLKQAIENSAK
- a CDS encoding cystathionine beta-synthase (acetylserine-dependent), which gives rise to MNNIYEDIRSMIGNTPILKINHMGVKPGVNIYAKLELMNPAGSVKDRVGVYMIDDAKKRGILKEGGTIIDATAGNTGIGIAVAALNQGIRVIFTVPEKFSIEKQQVMRALGAEIIHTSREEGMLGAERKAEELLKQIEGSVSLRQFRNPANPLAHYETTGPEIYSQLDGNIDYFVAGAGSGGTFSGVVKYLKEQNPDITGVLADPYGSTIGGGEHFDYNIEGIGNDFIADTMDITLVDKVIKVTDDEAFEMSRRLAKEEGILAGSSSGAALAAAFKLASEIESGNIVTVFPDRGDRYLSKGLFDQ